The Macaca thibetana thibetana isolate TM-01 chromosome 19, ASM2454274v1, whole genome shotgun sequence genome has a segment encoding these proteins:
- the CERS1 gene encoding ceramide synthase 1 isoform X1, translated as MAAAEPVAGPTGPEPMPSYAQLVRRGWGSALAAARGCTDCGWGLARRGLAEHAHLAPPELLLLALGALGWTALRSAATARLFRPLAKRCRLQPRDAAKMPESAWKFLFYLGSWSYSAYLLFGTDYPFFHDPPSVFYDWTPGMAVPRDIAAAYLLQGSFYGHSIYATLYMDTWRKDSVVMLLHHVVTLILIVSSYAFRYHNVGILVLFLHDISDVQLEFTKLNIYFKSRGGSYHRLHALAADLGCLSFGFSWFWFRLYWFPLKVLYATCHCSLRAVPDIPFYFFFNALLLLLTLMNLYWFLYIVAFAAKVLTGQVRELKDLREYDVAEAQSLKPSKAEKPLRNGLVKDKRF; from the exons ATGGCGGCGGCGGAGCCCGTGGCGGGGCCGACGGGGCCCGAGCCCATGCCAAGCTACGCGCAGCTAGTGCGGCGCGGCTGGGGCAGCGCGCTGGCGGCGGCGCGGGGCTGCACGGACTGCGGCTGGGGGCTGGCGCGTCGCGGCCTGGCTGAGCACGCGCACCTGGCGCCGCCcgagctgctgctgctggcgcTCGGCGCTCTGGGCTGGACCGCGCTGCGCTCCGCGGCCACCGCGCGCCTCTTTCGG CCCCTGGCGAAGCGGTGCCGCCTCCAGCCCAGAGATGCCGCCAAGATGCCCGAGAGTGCTTGGAAGTTTCTCTTCTACCTGGGCAGCTGGAGCTACAGTGCCTACCTGCTGTTTGGCACCGACTACCCCTTCTTCCACGACCCACCATCTGTCTTCTACG ACTGGACGCCGGGCATGGCGGTGCCACGGGACATCGCAGCCGCCTACCTGCTCCAGGGAAGCTTCTATGGCCACTCCATCTACGCCACGCTGTACATGGACACCTGGCGCAAGGACTCGGTGGTCATGCTGCTCCATCACGTGGTCACTCTCATCCTCATCGTCTCCTCCTACGCCTTCCG GTACCACAATGTGGGCATCCTTGTGCTCTTCCTGCACGATATCAGTGACGTGCAGCTTGAGTTCACCAAGCTCAACATTTACTTCAAGTCCCGCGGTGGCTCCTACCACCGGCTGCATGCCCTGGCAGCAGACCTGGGCTGCCTCAGCTTCGGCTTCAGCTG GTTCTGGTTCCGCCTCTACTGGTTCCCGCTCAAGGTCCTGTACGCCACTTGTCACTGCAGTCTGCGCGCGGTGCCTGACATCCCCTTCTACTTCTTCTTCAATGCGCTCCTGCTGCTGCTCACCCTCATGAACCTCTACTGGTTCCTG TACATCGTGGCGTTTGCAGCCAAGGTGTTGACAGGCCAGGTGCGCGAGCTGAAGGACCTGCGGGAGTACGATGTGGCCGAGGCCCAAAGCCTGAAGCCCAGCAAAGCCGA
- the CERS1 gene encoding ceramide synthase 1 isoform X2, with amino-acid sequence MAAAEPVAGPTGPEPMPSYAQLVRRGWGSALAAARGCTDCGWGLARRGLAEHAHLAPPELLLLALGALGWTALRSAATARLFRPLAKRCRLQPRDAAKMPESAWKFLFYLGSWSYSAYLLFGTDYPFFHDPPSVFYDWTPGMAVPRDIAAAYLLQGSFYGHSIYATLYMDTWRKDSVVMLLHHVVTLILIVSSYAFRYHNVGILVLFLHDISDVQLEFTKLNIYFKSRGGSYHRLHALAADLGCLSFGFSWFWFRLYWFPLKVLYATCHCSLRAVPDIPFYFFFNALLLLLTLMNLYWFLYIVAFAAKVLTGQVRELKDLREYDVAEAQSLKPSKAEEAVAQSSVTFFAMGGARCRHLTHPGL; translated from the exons ATGGCGGCGGCGGAGCCCGTGGCGGGGCCGACGGGGCCCGAGCCCATGCCAAGCTACGCGCAGCTAGTGCGGCGCGGCTGGGGCAGCGCGCTGGCGGCGGCGCGGGGCTGCACGGACTGCGGCTGGGGGCTGGCGCGTCGCGGCCTGGCTGAGCACGCGCACCTGGCGCCGCCcgagctgctgctgctggcgcTCGGCGCTCTGGGCTGGACCGCGCTGCGCTCCGCGGCCACCGCGCGCCTCTTTCGG CCCCTGGCGAAGCGGTGCCGCCTCCAGCCCAGAGATGCCGCCAAGATGCCCGAGAGTGCTTGGAAGTTTCTCTTCTACCTGGGCAGCTGGAGCTACAGTGCCTACCTGCTGTTTGGCACCGACTACCCCTTCTTCCACGACCCACCATCTGTCTTCTACG ACTGGACGCCGGGCATGGCGGTGCCACGGGACATCGCAGCCGCCTACCTGCTCCAGGGAAGCTTCTATGGCCACTCCATCTACGCCACGCTGTACATGGACACCTGGCGCAAGGACTCGGTGGTCATGCTGCTCCATCACGTGGTCACTCTCATCCTCATCGTCTCCTCCTACGCCTTCCG GTACCACAATGTGGGCATCCTTGTGCTCTTCCTGCACGATATCAGTGACGTGCAGCTTGAGTTCACCAAGCTCAACATTTACTTCAAGTCCCGCGGTGGCTCCTACCACCGGCTGCATGCCCTGGCAGCAGACCTGGGCTGCCTCAGCTTCGGCTTCAGCTG GTTCTGGTTCCGCCTCTACTGGTTCCCGCTCAAGGTCCTGTACGCCACTTGTCACTGCAGTCTGCGCGCGGTGCCTGACATCCCCTTCTACTTCTTCTTCAATGCGCTCCTGCTGCTGCTCACCCTCATGAACCTCTACTGGTTCCTG TACATCGTGGCGTTTGCAGCCAAGGTGTTGACAGGCCAGGTGCGCGAGCTGAAGGACCTGCGGGAGTACGATGTGGCCGAGGCCCAAAGCCTGAAGCCCAGCAAAGCCGA GGAAGCAGTGGCTCAGAGCTCCGTGACGTTTTTTGCAATGGGAGGTGCGAGATGCAGACATTTAACACATCCGGGGCTGTAg